CGTCGTACTTTGTCGAGTTTGGTGGTGGGAGATAAAGTTGTTTGGCGTAAAGGTAATGAACAATTACAAGGTGTGAGCGGCGTGATTGAGGCGATTCACCCTCGAGAAAATGAAATTTCCCGCCCTGATTATTATGATGGTTTGAAACCCATCGTGGCGAATATTGATCGTATTATTATTGTATCAGCAGTATTGCCAACGCTTTCCTTAAATATTATCGATCGTTATCTTGTTGTGTGTGAAATTGCGGGAATTACGCCTCTCATTGTTTTGAATAAAGTGGATTTATTGACGCAGGAACAGCGTCAAGAAATTGAAGAACAACTTAAAATTTACCAAGATATTGGCTATGAAATTTTAATGATTTCAGCAAAGAGCGGTGAAAATATGGAAAAATTGACCGCACTTTTGGCACAAGGCACGGCGATTTTTGTTGGGCAATCTGGTGTTGGTAAATCGAGTTTAATTAATCATATTTTGCCTAGCGTAAACGCTCAAGTAGGGGATGTGAGCGAAACATCAGGGTTAGGGCAGCATACTACGACATCGTCACGTCTTTACCATTTGCCACAAGGCGGTAATTTAATTGATTCGCCCGGAATTAGAGAATTTGGGCTTTGGCATTTAGATGCGGAGCAAATCACAAAAGGCTATCGAGAATTTCAATATGTATTAGGCACCTGTAAATTCCGTGATTGCAAACATTTGAGCGATCCAGGGTGTGCGTTACGTGAAGCCGTTGAGCAAGGGAAAATTTCGCCTGTTCGTTATGATAATTATCATCGATTAATTGAAAGTTTAAGTGAAACAAAATCACAACGTCATTTTTCAGTAGTTTAACGATTGAGATTGTGAATAATAAATAAGCTATTTAGCTTATTTTTATGATTTAATTAGGGCTTTTTGGTGTTTATTCTTGATTATTTTGTTTTGAAAAAGGATACTAGGGCAACTTTCTGGTTTTATATTTTTAATCATTGATTAGTCGAGGTAGCATTATGTATTCAAAAGATGTGGAAATTATTGCGCCAAACGGTTTACACACGCGCCCTGCTGCACAATTTGTGAAAGAAGCGAAAGCATTTTCTTCTGAAATTACAGTAACCTCTGGGGGAAAAAGTGCAAGTGCAAAGAGCTTGTTTAAGTTGCAAACATTAGCTTTAACGCAGGGAACAATACTTACCATTTCTGCTGATGGAGAAGACGAGCAACAGGCAGTTGAACATTTAGTTGCGTTAATTCCTACTTTAGAATAATTCTTACTTAGCCATAAAATTGTGAAATTTTATGGCTATTGTTTATTTATTACTTTGTTAATTGTTTCGGAAGGTATCTATGATTTCTGGCATTCTCGCATCCCCAGGTATTGCCTTTGGTAAGGCACTTGTTCTTAAAGAAGAAAAGATTGTTCTTGATACGCAAAAAATTACAGATGATCAAATTGATGAAGAAGTTGCTCGATTTTATGAAGGGCGTGCTGCGGCGGTAGAACAACTTAATTCAATTAGAGAACGTGCATTAATTTCTTTAGGCGAAGAAAAAGCCGCAATCTTTGAAGGTCACTTGATGATTCTTGAGGATGAAGAATTAGAAGAAGAAATTCTTGATTATCTTCGTTCAAATAAAGTGAATGCAGGGGTTGCAGCGAGTAAAATTTTAGATCAACAAGTGACAATGTTATCTGAAATTGATGATGAATATTTGAAAGAACGTGCAGGCGATATTCGGGATATTGCTAACCGTTTAGTTAAAAATATTTTGGGCATGCACATTGTTGATCTTGGCGATATTCAGGAAGAATCTATTCTTGTTGCTTATGATCTGACTCCCTCAGAAACCGCCCAACTTAATCTCGAAAAAGTATTAGGGGTTGTCACTGATATTGGTGGCAGAACTTCCCATACTTCGATTATGGCACGTTCTTTAGAATTGCCAGCGATTGTCGGCACAAATAAAGTGACTAAATTAGTCAATACGGGCGATTACTTAATTTTAGATGCGATAAATAATCAAGTTTATATTAATCCAACGGCATCTCAAATTGATGAATTAAAAGCACTTGAAGCGAAAATTTCTGAGGAAAAAGCAGAGTTAGCTAAATTAAAAGATCTTCCAGCTATTACATTGGATGGACATAAGGTTGATATCGTCGCGAATATCGGGACGATTCGTGATTGTGACGGCGCAGAACGTAATGGAGCGGAAGGGATTGGGCTATACCGAACTGAATTTTTATTTATGGATCGTGAACAGCTTCCCACAGAAGAAGAACAATTTATTGCCTATAAACAAGTGGTAGAAGCAATGAACGGACGCTTAACTGTGCTTCGTACGATGGATATTGGCGGCGATAAAGAGCTTTCATATTTAGATTTACCAAAAGAAATGAATCCATTCTTGGGATGGCGTGCAATTCGCATTGCGTTAGATCGTCGTGAAATTTTAAATGCACAATTACGTGCGGTATTGCGTGCTTCAGCTTTTGGTAAATTGGCAGTGATGTTCCCGATGATTATTTCGGTAGAAGAAATTCGAGAATTAAAAGCGGTTATTGAAACATTAAAGGCGGAATTACGTGAAGAAGGGAGAGTTTTTGATAATAACATACAAGTGGGTGTCATGGTTGAAACTCCCTCTGCGGCGGTAAATGCAAAATTTTTAGCAAAAGAAGTAGATTTCTTTAGTATCGGAACTAATGATTTAACTCAATATACTTTGGCTGTAGATCGCGGTAATGAGTTTATTTCCCATCTTTATAATCCAATGCACCCTTCTGTGCTTGGTTTAATTAAACAAGTGATTGATGCCTCTCACACAGAAGGAAAATGGACGGGAATGTGTGGGGAATTAGCAGGGGATGAACGCGCGACTTTATTGTTACTTGGTATGGGATTAGATGAATTTAGCATGAGTGCGATTTCTGTACCTCGCATTAAAAAATTAATCCGTAATGTAAATTTCCAAGATGCAAAAGCGCTTGCTGATGCCGCATTACAAAAACCGACCGCTGCAGAAATTGATCAATTAATTGAAGAATTTTTGCTGGAAAATTCATTAAATTAAACAAAAGTATTTGATTTTACGTTAAAATAGCAGCCATCTTGAATGGATAGGAGATTAAAATGGGCTTATTTGACAAGTTATTTGGTTCAAAAGAAAACAAATCTGTGGAAGTTGAAATTTATGCACCGATCTCTGGCGAGATCG
The Haemophilus influenzae DNA segment above includes these coding regions:
- the ptsI gene encoding phosphoenolpyruvate-protein phosphotransferase PtsI, which gives rise to MISGILASPGIAFGKALVLKEEKIVLDTQKITDDQIDEEVARFYEGRAAAVEQLNSIRERALISLGEEKAAIFEGHLMILEDEELEEEILDYLRSNKVNAGVAASKILDQQVTMLSEIDDEYLKERAGDIRDIANRLVKNILGMHIVDLGDIQEESILVAYDLTPSETAQLNLEKVLGVVTDIGGRTSHTSIMARSLELPAIVGTNKVTKLVNTGDYLILDAINNQVYINPTASQIDELKALEAKISEEKAELAKLKDLPAITLDGHKVDIVANIGTIRDCDGAERNGAEGIGLYRTEFLFMDREQLPTEEEQFIAYKQVVEAMNGRLTVLRTMDIGGDKELSYLDLPKEMNPFLGWRAIRIALDRREILNAQLRAVLRASAFGKLAVMFPMIISVEEIRELKAVIETLKAELREEGRVFDNNIQVGVMVETPSAAVNAKFLAKEVDFFSIGTNDLTQYTLAVDRGNEFISHLYNPMHPSVLGLIKQVIDASHTEGKWTGMCGELAGDERATLLLLGMGLDEFSMSAISVPRIKKLIRNVNFQDAKALADAALQKPTAAEIDQLIEEFLLENSLN
- the rsgA gene encoding small ribosomal subunit biogenesis GTPase RsgA encodes the protein MAKRKLTQNQTRRIQSNNAKTLHRHKKKDIEWSDEMLGEPQEGVVVTRYSIHADVENEQGKIYRCNLRRTLSSLVVGDKVVWRKGNEQLQGVSGVIEAIHPRENEISRPDYYDGLKPIVANIDRIIIVSAVLPTLSLNIIDRYLVVCEIAGITPLIVLNKVDLLTQEQRQEIEEQLKIYQDIGYEILMISAKSGENMEKLTALLAQGTAIFVGQSGVGKSSLINHILPSVNAQVGDVSETSGLGQHTTTSSRLYHLPQGGNLIDSPGIREFGLWHLDAEQITKGYREFQYVLGTCKFRDCKHLSDPGCALREAVEQGKISPVRYDNYHRLIESLSETKSQRHFSVV
- the ptsH gene encoding phosphocarrier protein Hpr, translating into MYSKDVEIIAPNGLHTRPAAQFVKEAKAFSSEITVTSGGKSASAKSLFKLQTLALTQGTILTISADGEDEQQAVEHLVALIPTLE